A region from the Serinibacter arcticus genome encodes:
- a CDS encoding glutaredoxin family protein, which yields MDESSIPAPAPPATDARVLLVERRGCHLCEDAHRVLDAVTATSGQRWVSVDVDSSDELLAEYGELVPVVLVDGVPRGHWRLDAAAVLAALRA from the coding sequence ATGGACGAGAGCTCGATCCCCGCACCGGCCCCGCCCGCCACCGACGCCCGCGTGCTCCTGGTGGAGCGCCGCGGGTGCCACCTGTGCGAGGACGCGCACCGCGTGCTCGACGCCGTCACGGCCACCTCGGGCCAGCGGTGGGTCAGCGTCGACGTCGACTCGAGCGACGAGCTGCTGGCCGAGTACGGGGAGCTCGTGCCGGTGGTGCTGGTCGACGGCGTGCCGCGCGGTCACTGGCGGCTGGACGCCGCGGCGGTGCTGGCCGCCCTGCGGGCCTGA
- a CDS encoding potassium channel family protein: protein MDSSTVLVIGLGRFGAALASTLDQLGRRVLGVERDPDLIRTWSGRIPLVEADATNPEALEQLGARDFHTVVVGVGTELEASVLITGNLVDLEIPQIWGKAISAEHGRILRRIGAHHVVYPEFDAGQRVAHLVSGKMLDYIEMEDGFTIVKMRPPQELHGFTIAQAQVRKRYGVTIIGVKAPGVPFQYALDETRIDGDDLLIVSGDSTLLERFAARP, encoded by the coding sequence GTGGACTCCTCCACCGTCCTGGTGATCGGGCTGGGGCGGTTCGGCGCCGCCCTCGCCTCGACGCTGGACCAGCTCGGACGCCGGGTGCTGGGCGTCGAGCGCGACCCCGACCTCATCCGCACCTGGTCCGGGCGCATCCCGCTGGTCGAGGCGGACGCCACCAACCCCGAGGCCCTCGAGCAGCTCGGCGCACGCGACTTCCACACGGTGGTGGTCGGCGTCGGGACCGAGCTCGAGGCGAGCGTGCTCATCACGGGCAACCTCGTGGACCTCGAGATCCCGCAGATCTGGGGCAAGGCGATCTCCGCCGAGCACGGCCGCATCCTGCGCCGCATCGGCGCCCACCACGTCGTCTACCCCGAGTTCGACGCCGGGCAGCGGGTCGCGCACCTCGTGTCGGGGAAGATGCTCGACTACATCGAGATGGAGGACGGCTTCACGATCGTGAAGATGCGTCCGCCCCAGGAGCTGCACGGTTTCACGATCGCGCAGGCGCAAGTGCGCAAGCGCTACGGCGTGACGATCATCGGGGTCAAGGCTCCGGGCGTCCCGTTCCAGTACGCCCTCGACGAGACCCGGATCGACGGCGACGACCTGCTCATCGTCTCGGGCGACTCGACGCTGCTGGAGCGGTTCGCGGCGCGGCCGTAG
- a CDS encoding alpha-amylase family protein, with amino-acid sequence MTPWSEHVLWWHVYPLGFAGVPVREEHAPPSPGGGLRGLVPWVDHVVELGLNGLLLGPVFTSSTHGYDTLDHLEIDARLGSRSDFDALVGAARERGVRVLLDGVFNHVGREHPLARRALAEGRDGELAGWFRIDWDADGGPAFADFEGHSSLVALNHDNPAVADWVADVMIHWLDAGADGWRLDAAYAVAPGFWAAVLPRVRERHPGAWILGEMIHGDYAGYVAESGIDSVTQYELWKAIWSSLEQENFYELEWTLRRHEDLLATFVPQTFVGNHDVTRIASRVGVDKAVLALVVLMTTAGVPSVYAGDEVGMLGVKEDRLGGDDAVRPAFPTDPSALADVHGPVADAHRALVAVRRRHPWLLWARTTVRELSNTRCVLAVEPRDGDVGALVVELDVTGAPRARVTADDGGVLFAWG; translated from the coding sequence ATGACCCCGTGGTCCGAGCACGTTCTGTGGTGGCACGTCTACCCGCTGGGGTTCGCCGGTGTGCCCGTGCGCGAGGAGCACGCCCCGCCGTCACCCGGAGGAGGGCTGCGCGGACTGGTGCCGTGGGTCGACCACGTCGTCGAGCTCGGCCTGAACGGGCTGCTGCTGGGACCGGTCTTCACCTCGAGCACGCACGGCTACGACACGCTCGACCACCTCGAGATCGACGCCAGGCTGGGGAGTCGGTCCGACTTCGACGCGCTGGTCGGGGCCGCCCGGGAGCGCGGCGTGCGCGTCCTTCTCGACGGCGTCTTCAACCACGTCGGCCGCGAGCACCCGCTCGCGCGCCGGGCGCTGGCGGAGGGGCGCGACGGCGAGCTGGCCGGCTGGTTCCGCATCGACTGGGACGCCGACGGCGGCCCGGCGTTCGCCGACTTCGAGGGGCACTCGAGCCTCGTCGCGCTCAACCACGACAACCCCGCCGTCGCCGACTGGGTCGCCGACGTGATGATCCACTGGCTCGACGCCGGTGCGGACGGCTGGCGGCTGGACGCGGCCTACGCCGTCGCCCCCGGCTTCTGGGCCGCGGTGCTGCCGCGCGTGCGCGAGCGCCACCCCGGCGCGTGGATCCTCGGCGAGATGATCCATGGCGACTACGCCGGGTACGTGGCCGAGTCCGGTATCGACTCCGTGACGCAGTACGAGCTGTGGAAGGCGATCTGGAGCAGCCTCGAGCAGGAGAACTTCTACGAGCTGGAGTGGACGCTGCGCCGCCACGAGGACCTGCTGGCGACGTTCGTGCCACAGACGTTCGTGGGCAACCACGACGTCACGCGGATCGCGAGCCGGGTCGGCGTCGACAAGGCGGTGCTCGCGCTCGTCGTCCTGATGACGACGGCGGGCGTGCCCTCGGTCTACGCGGGTGACGAGGTGGGGATGCTCGGGGTGAAGGAGGACCGGCTCGGGGGCGACGACGCCGTGCGGCCGGCCTTCCCGACCGACCCGTCCGCGCTGGCGGACGTGCACGGCCCGGTGGCTGACGCGCACCGCGCCCTGGTCGCGGTGCGCCGCCGCCACCCGTGGCTGCTGTGGGCGCGGACGACCGTGCGCGAGCTGAGCAACACCCGCTGCGTGCTCGCGGTCGAGCCGCGCGACGGCGACGTCGGCGCGCTCGTCGTCGAGCTCGACGTGACCGGGGCTCCGCGCGCCCGGGTGACCGCCGACGACGGCGGTGTGCTCTTCGCCTGGGGCTGA
- a CDS encoding type IV toxin-antitoxin system AbiEi family antitoxin domain-containing protein, producing the protein MGTDTTPTSAERRLPPIVRAPVPVLLDTSSTAAPTSLRAPVLADLLPAAVVRLATTQHGLLTSSQLAMCGVSVAVAKRRVLTGRWRRPTRGVYDVASSSPLQLRPDARHRRAAALALLAFGGRATAVGFSALACHGVWGLPVHSPEVTCGSARSDRDGLRCREVSLTRSPVQVGAFRCAHPVDALAQALPRCSPRTALGMLDSALHRQVVTEEEVAEVRALLVGRRGAAGLAVVWALVDGRRESPLESWAYYDLDAAGLRPTDIQVRIVDASGVLVARGDIGFRLPDGSWLIVELNGREYHGVAVRDDTRRNAVVATERARVLDYWAEHLGVGGTMVRQVRDVLDRAGAWSAPVSERRRAG; encoded by the coding sequence ATGGGCACCGACACCACCCCGACCTCGGCCGAGAGACGACTGCCCCCGATCGTGAGGGCACCGGTCCCGGTGCTGCTCGACACCAGCAGCACCGCCGCTCCGACGTCGTTGCGAGCTCCGGTGCTCGCCGACCTCCTGCCCGCGGCGGTCGTGCGGCTGGCGACCACCCAGCACGGCCTCCTCACGTCGTCCCAGCTCGCGATGTGCGGCGTCTCGGTCGCCGTCGCGAAGCGCCGGGTCCTGACCGGACGCTGGCGGCGACCTACGCGGGGCGTCTACGACGTCGCCTCCTCGAGCCCCCTGCAGCTACGACCCGATGCAAGGCACCGTCGCGCTGCAGCTCTCGCACTCCTCGCGTTCGGTGGGCGGGCGACGGCGGTCGGGTTCTCCGCTCTCGCGTGTCACGGGGTCTGGGGACTGCCCGTCCACTCCCCGGAGGTGACCTGCGGTTCTGCGCGTTCGGACCGGGACGGGCTCCGGTGTCGGGAGGTGTCCCTGACGCGTTCGCCCGTTCAGGTCGGTGCCTTTCGGTGCGCCCATCCGGTCGATGCACTGGCGCAGGCGCTGCCGCGATGCTCCCCCCGCACCGCGCTCGGGATGCTCGACAGCGCGCTGCACCGCCAGGTCGTCACGGAGGAGGAGGTCGCCGAGGTCAGGGCGCTCCTCGTCGGGCGGCGTGGCGCGGCAGGGCTGGCGGTGGTGTGGGCGCTGGTCGACGGGCGGAGGGAGTCGCCGCTCGAGTCGTGGGCCTACTACGACCTCGACGCGGCGGGCCTCCGGCCGACCGACATCCAGGTCCGGATCGTCGACGCCAGCGGCGTCCTCGTCGCCCGAGGCGACATCGGGTTCCGGCTCCCCGACGGTTCCTGGCTCATCGTGGAGCTCAACGGCCGCGAGTATCACGGGGTCGCGGTCCGGGACGACACCCGGAGGAACGCCGTGGTGGCCACGGAGAGGGCTCGCGTCCTGGACTACTGGGCGGAGCACCTCGGGGTAGGCGGAACGATGGTTCGTCAGGTGCGCGACGTCCTGGACCGTGCGGGTGCCTGGAGTGCACCGGTGTCGGAACGCCGGCGAGCAGGGTGA
- a CDS encoding acetoin utilization protein AcuC, giving the protein MVEAGARTAFVWSDDLPRYDFGPGHPMAPIRLSLTRDLVRALELPGVVEIDVAPADDAVLASVHTPPFIQSVRAGALGVANEGYGIGTEENPVFPEIHVAARRIVGSTLAAARSVWTTDVPHAVSIAGGMHHAMPDRASGFCVYNDIGVAIQWLLDNGAARVAYIDLDAHHGDGVQEIFWNDPRVLTISVHESGTTLFPGTGFPADTGGSDAVGSAVNLALPARTRGPQWLRAIEAIVPPLVAEFAPDVIVSQHGADAHGNDQLTNLRVSVDHQLAAARLVRELAREHAGDRWVATGGGGYTVVEVVPRVWAGLTAISAGIDPDLEGELPRAWRTAVEQRLRLPAPERWGDGEGDAFVPFASGFDPADDVDRAILATRHAVFPANGIDPSY; this is encoded by the coding sequence ATGGTGGAGGCTGGTGCGCGGACCGCGTTCGTGTGGTCCGACGACCTGCCGAGGTACGACTTCGGCCCCGGGCACCCGATGGCGCCGATCCGGCTGTCGCTGACCCGCGATCTGGTGCGGGCGCTCGAGCTGCCCGGCGTCGTCGAGATCGACGTCGCGCCCGCCGACGACGCCGTCCTCGCGAGCGTGCACACGCCGCCGTTCATCCAGTCGGTTCGCGCCGGCGCGCTGGGCGTGGCCAACGAGGGCTACGGCATCGGCACCGAGGAGAACCCGGTCTTCCCGGAGATCCACGTCGCCGCCCGTCGCATCGTCGGCTCCACGCTGGCCGCCGCCCGCTCGGTCTGGACCACGGACGTGCCGCACGCCGTCTCGATCGCCGGTGGCATGCACCACGCGATGCCCGACCGGGCCTCCGGCTTCTGCGTCTACAACGACATCGGCGTCGCGATCCAGTGGCTGCTCGACAACGGCGCCGCGAGGGTCGCCTACATCGACCTGGACGCCCACCACGGCGACGGGGTCCAGGAGATCTTCTGGAACGACCCGCGCGTGCTGACGATCTCCGTCCACGAGTCGGGCACGACGCTCTTCCCCGGCACCGGGTTCCCCGCCGACACCGGGGGATCGGACGCCGTCGGGTCGGCCGTCAACCTCGCGCTGCCCGCGCGCACGCGCGGACCGCAGTGGCTGCGGGCGATCGAGGCGATCGTGCCGCCGCTGGTCGCCGAGTTCGCGCCCGACGTCATCGTGAGCCAGCACGGGGCCGACGCCCACGGGAACGACCAGCTCACCAACCTGCGCGTGAGCGTGGACCACCAGCTCGCCGCGGCGCGGCTGGTGCGGGAGCTCGCGCGCGAGCACGCGGGAGACCGGTGGGTCGCGACCGGGGGTGGCGGCTACACGGTGGTGGAGGTGGTGCCGCGCGTGTGGGCGGGGCTCACGGCGATCTCGGCGGGGATCGACCCCGACCTCGAGGGCGAGCTGCCGCGCGCGTGGCGCACCGCTGTCGAGCAGCGGCTCCGCCTGCCGGCACCCGAGCGGTGGGGCGACGGCGAGGGGGACGCCTTCGTGCCGTTCGCGTCCGGATTCGACCCGGCGGACGACGTCGACCGCGCGATCCTGGCGACGCGCCACGCGGTCTTCCCGGCGAACGGCATCGACCCGTCGTACTGA
- a CDS encoding YceI family protein: MSIPAATYAIDASHSEVAFNIRHAGVAKVRGRFTEFTGEIVVADDLAASSATVTIAASSVDTGNAQRDGHLKSSDFFSVDTTPEWTFVSSSVSGAADEFTLAGDLTINGITKPVSIEVEYNGTNVDAYGATRVGFSGTTEIKREDFNITWNAPLEAGGFLLGDKVKIFLEISATKA; this comes from the coding sequence GCCTCGCACTCCGAGGTCGCCTTCAACATCCGTCACGCCGGCGTCGCCAAGGTGCGCGGGCGCTTCACCGAGTTCACCGGCGAGATCGTCGTCGCCGACGACCTGGCCGCCTCGAGCGCCACCGTCACGATCGCCGCGAGCAGCGTCGACACCGGCAACGCGCAGCGCGACGGCCACCTCAAGTCCTCCGACTTCTTCAGCGTCGACACGACGCCCGAGTGGACCTTCGTCTCCTCCTCGGTGTCCGGTGCCGCCGACGAGTTCACCCTCGCGGGCGACCTCACGATCAACGGCATCACCAAGCCGGTCTCGATCGAGGTCGAGTACAACGGCACGAACGTGGACGCCTACGGCGCCACCCGCGTCGGCTTCTCCGGCACCACGGAGATCAAGCGAGAGGACTTCAACATCACCTGGAACGCCCCGCTCGAGGCCGGCGGCTTCCTGCTCGGCGACAAGGTGAAGATCTTCCTCGAGATCTCCGCCACCAAGGCCTGA
- a CDS encoding helix-turn-helix domain-containing protein, which yields MTTTLEDATTPLAAIGTLIRGARQNMGLTQTQLAERLGTSQSAIARIEQGSQNLSVDMLARINAALDADLLPISTGSPRPTHLRVTGGQRLSGTITVNSSKNAAVALLCASLLNRGRTVLRGVARIVEVDRIVAVLQSIGVQVTWSPDGHDLEIVRPEVLDLTTIDDDAAKRTRSIIMFFGPLLGQESSFDLPYAGGCNLGTRTVEPHMIALRPFGMDVVANAGAYHASVVPDSGEPLSVVLTERGDTVTENAIMAAAGRDGVTTIRNASPNYMVQDLCFYLELLGVEITGIGSTTLVIKGRSRIDADVEYAVSEDPVEAMSLLTAGIVTDSEITVARVPIEFMEIELATLSEMGLQYSLTQEYTATNGRTRLVDITVYPSQLRAPIDKIHPMPFPGLNIDNLPFFAVIAAGASGQTTIHDWVYDNRAIHLTDLTRLGADVRLLDPHRLDISGPTHWSGAEISCPPALRPAVVILLGMMAAKGTSVLRGVDIIARGYEQLADRLIELGAQIETFRD from the coding sequence ATGACGACAACGCTCGAGGACGCCACCACACCGCTCGCGGCCATCGGAACCCTGATCCGGGGAGCCCGCCAGAACATGGGTCTGACACAGACCCAGCTCGCCGAGCGGCTCGGCACGTCCCAGAGCGCGATCGCCCGCATCGAGCAGGGCAGCCAGAACCTCTCGGTCGACATGCTCGCCCGCATCAACGCGGCGCTCGACGCCGACCTGCTCCCGATCTCGACCGGGTCCCCGCGCCCGACGCACCTGCGCGTCACCGGCGGCCAGCGCCTGTCCGGCACGATCACGGTGAACTCCTCCAAGAACGCGGCCGTCGCCCTGCTGTGCGCGTCGCTGCTGAACCGCGGTCGCACGGTGCTGCGCGGCGTCGCCCGCATCGTCGAGGTCGACCGCATCGTCGCCGTCCTGCAGTCCATCGGCGTTCAGGTGACGTGGTCGCCCGACGGTCACGACCTCGAGATCGTCCGCCCCGAGGTCCTCGACCTCACGACGATCGACGACGACGCCGCCAAGCGCACCCGCAGCATCATCATGTTCTTCGGCCCGCTGCTCGGCCAGGAGTCCTCGTTCGACCTGCCCTACGCGGGCGGCTGCAACCTCGGCACGCGCACCGTGGAGCCGCACATGATCGCGCTGCGACCGTTCGGCATGGACGTCGTGGCCAACGCCGGCGCCTACCACGCCTCGGTCGTCCCCGACTCGGGCGAGCCCCTGTCCGTCGTGCTCACGGAGCGCGGCGACACCGTGACCGAGAACGCGATCATGGCCGCCGCCGGTCGTGACGGCGTCACGACCATCCGCAACGCCTCGCCGAACTACATGGTCCAGGACCTGTGCTTCTACCTCGAGCTGCTCGGCGTGGAGATCACGGGCATCGGCTCGACCACGCTGGTGATCAAGGGCCGCTCGCGCATCGACGCCGACGTGGAGTACGCCGTCTCGGAGGACCCGGTCGAGGCGATGAGCCTCCTGACCGCCGGCATCGTGACCGACTCCGAGATCACCGTGGCGCGCGTGCCGATCGAGTTCATGGAGATCGAGCTCGCGACGCTGAGCGAGATGGGCCTGCAGTACTCGCTGACGCAGGAGTACACCGCGACCAACGGACGCACCCGCCTCGTGGACATCACGGTCTACCCGAGCCAGCTCCGTGCGCCGATCGACAAGATCCACCCGATGCCCTTCCCGGGGCTTAACATCGACAACCTGCCGTTCTTCGCCGTCATCGCGGCGGGAGCCAGCGGCCAGACGACGATCCACGACTGGGTCTACGACAACCGCGCCATCCACCTGACGGACCTCACGCGTCTCGGCGCCGACGTCCGCCTGCTGGACCCGCACCGTCTCGACATCAGCGGCCCGACCCACTGGTCCGGCGCGGAGATCAGCTGCCCGCCGGCCCTGCGCCCCGCCGTCGTGATCCTGCTCGGGATGATGGCCGCCAAGGGCACGAGCGTGCTCCGCGGCGTCGACATCATCGCGCGCGGCTACGAGCAGCTCGCCGACCGGCTCATCGAGCTCGGCGCGCAGATCGAGACCTTCCGCGACTGA
- a CDS encoding 30S ribosomal protein bS22, with amino-acid sequence MGSVIKKRRKRMAKKKHRKLLRKTRHQRRNKK; translated from the coding sequence GTGGGTTCCGTCATCAAGAAGCGCCGCAAGCGGATGGCAAAGAAGAAGCACCGCAAGCTGCTGCGCAAGACGCGTCACCAGCGTCGCAACAAGAAGTGA
- a CDS encoding GntP family permease produces the protein MEVVHTVIAIVLVIGLIIWLKVDPVISLVIACLYLGLASGVGMTGTVEAITGGFGSIMAKVGLLIGFGVLIGALLHSLGTFRKLVRLLLRVVGPGRLPYALAGAMSTVFPSIYVDVQVVLAAPIARSSAPFVGKNGLGLAHLSGAIGVGIFAGYVFVIPGLAAVSIAGLLDVPLGTWLLYGIVLGPVTALVSTWLFGLLVRRGYWKPATDEEPTTGDDPLVDVDPGTVGSGPSEDAAKPDVDVPLGISLLPILVPLVMIAYGAFADLAGRSNAFVEFIGNANVALFVGLLGAYVLVIASTGRDGAAQALSSGFRTTGEILLVTGVGGSLGAVIDASGMGDTLAGLFSAGSGAAVLTSILLAWMVAAILHLAIGSVSVAAIAAAGIIAPVLGSIDVAPIAVGLAIASGSMFALTVNSNFFWMFKTLLGLTTRGALKSMTMVTSIASLVSLPLVVGIALVV, from the coding sequence ATGGAGGTCGTCCACACCGTCATCGCCATCGTGCTGGTGATCGGACTCATCATCTGGCTCAAGGTCGACCCGGTGATCTCGCTGGTCATCGCGTGCCTCTACCTCGGGCTCGCCTCCGGCGTCGGCATGACCGGCACCGTCGAGGCGATCACGGGCGGGTTCGGCTCGATCATGGCCAAGGTCGGCCTGCTGATCGGGTTCGGAGTCCTGATAGGTGCCTTGCTGCACTCGCTCGGGACGTTCCGCAAGCTCGTCCGGCTGCTGCTGCGCGTCGTGGGACCGGGCAGGTTGCCGTACGCGCTGGCCGGGGCGATGTCGACGGTGTTCCCGTCGATCTACGTCGACGTCCAGGTCGTCCTGGCGGCGCCGATCGCCCGGTCGTCGGCACCGTTCGTGGGGAAGAACGGGCTGGGGCTCGCCCACCTGTCCGGCGCGATCGGCGTCGGGATCTTCGCCGGCTACGTGTTCGTCATCCCGGGGCTCGCGGCCGTCTCGATCGCGGGCCTGCTCGACGTCCCGCTCGGCACGTGGCTGCTGTACGGCATCGTGCTCGGCCCGGTCACGGCGCTGGTGTCCACGTGGCTGTTCGGCCTGCTCGTCCGGCGCGGCTACTGGAAGCCCGCCACCGACGAGGAGCCGACCACGGGCGACGACCCGCTCGTCGACGTCGACCCCGGCACGGTCGGTTCGGGGCCGTCGGAGGACGCCGCGAAGCCCGACGTCGACGTCCCCCTCGGGATCTCGCTGCTGCCGATCCTCGTGCCGCTCGTGATGATCGCCTACGGCGCGTTCGCCGATCTCGCCGGTCGCTCGAACGCGTTCGTGGAGTTCATCGGCAACGCCAACGTCGCGCTGTTCGTCGGCCTCCTCGGCGCCTACGTCCTGGTCATCGCCTCGACCGGTCGCGACGGCGCCGCGCAGGCCCTGTCCAGCGGCTTCCGCACCACGGGCGAGATCCTGCTCGTCACCGGGGTCGGCGGTTCCCTGGGGGCCGTGATCGACGCGAGCGGCATGGGCGACACGCTCGCCGGCCTCTTCTCGGCGGGTTCCGGTGCGGCGGTCCTGACGAGCATCCTGCTCGCCTGGATGGTCGCGGCGATCCTGCACCTCGCGATCGGATCCGTGTCCGTCGCCGCCATCGCCGCCGCGGGCATCATCGCGCCGGTGCTCGGGTCGATCGACGTCGCCCCGATCGCCGTCGGGCTCGCGATCGCGTCCGGCTCGATGTTCGCACTCACCGTCAACAGCAACTTCTTCTGGATGTTCAAGACGCTGCTCGGGCTCACGACCCGCGGTGCCCTGAAATCCATGACGATGGTGACGAGCATCGCCTCGCTCGTCTCGCTGCCGCTCGTGGTGGGGATCGCGCTGGTCGTCTGA
- a CDS encoding TrkH family potassium uptake protein, giving the protein MEIPAPLVAARDIVDRVARRSPARLAVTVFASVIAVITFLLWQPAATTSGERPTFVDALFTATSAVCVTGLTTVDTATYWSPFGQVVIAVAIKIGGLGVMTLASILGLAVSRRIGLTQRLLTASETKTNKLGEVGGLIRAVIVASVVLEVALALILFPRFLTLGHGAADAAWEATFLSVSIFNNAGFVIMPEGMYPYVGDWWMCLPIVVGTFIGAIGFPVILNVWTHRHQLRRVALHTKMTLAASGVLVVVGTVLIGAFEWFNEKTFGALPVADRILASLVAGMTPRSSGFSTVDVGEMREATWFLTDALMFVGGGSASTAGGIKVTTLAVMLLAIVAESRGDRDIDAFRRRIDPTVLRLAVAVSFIGATLVGIATLLLLTMTDLTLDVILFEVISAFATCGLSTGITADLPDGAQLVLAALMFFGRTGTMTLAAALALRSRRRVIRLPEERPIIG; this is encoded by the coding sequence GTGGAGATCCCGGCACCGCTCGTCGCCGCGCGCGACATCGTGGACCGCGTCGCCCGACGCTCCCCCGCCCGCCTCGCCGTCACCGTGTTCGCCTCGGTGATCGCCGTCATCACGTTCCTGCTGTGGCAGCCGGCGGCCACCACGAGCGGCGAGCGCCCGACCTTCGTGGACGCGCTGTTCACCGCCACCTCCGCCGTGTGCGTGACCGGCCTGACCACGGTCGACACCGCCACCTACTGGTCGCCGTTCGGGCAGGTGGTCATCGCCGTCGCGATCAAGATCGGTGGCCTCGGCGTCATGACGCTGGCCTCGATCCTGGGCCTGGCGGTCTCCCGGCGGATCGGTCTCACGCAGCGGCTCCTGACCGCGAGCGAGACGAAGACGAACAAGCTCGGCGAGGTCGGCGGGCTGATCCGCGCGGTCATCGTCGCGTCCGTGGTGCTCGAGGTCGCGCTGGCGCTGATCCTCTTCCCCCGCTTCCTCACCCTCGGGCACGGCGCCGCCGACGCCGCCTGGGAGGCCACGTTCCTGTCGGTCTCGATCTTCAACAACGCGGGCTTCGTCATCATGCCGGAGGGCATGTACCCCTACGTGGGCGACTGGTGGATGTGCCTGCCGATCGTGGTGGGCACCTTCATCGGCGCCATCGGCTTCCCGGTGATCCTCAACGTCTGGACGCACCGGCACCAGCTCCGCCGCGTGGCGCTCCACACCAAGATGACGCTGGCCGCGAGCGGCGTGCTCGTCGTCGTCGGCACGGTGCTGATCGGCGCGTTCGAGTGGTTCAACGAGAAGACGTTCGGCGCGCTGCCCGTGGCCGACCGCATCCTCGCCTCGCTGGTCGCCGGCATGACGCCGCGTTCGAGCGGCTTCTCCACGGTCGACGTCGGCGAGATGCGTGAGGCGACGTGGTTCCTCACCGACGCGCTGATGTTCGTCGGTGGCGGCAGCGCCTCGACGGCGGGCGGCATCAAGGTCACGACGCTGGCGGTCATGCTCCTCGCGATCGTGGCCGAGTCGCGCGGTGACCGCGACATCGACGCGTTCCGACGGCGGATCGACCCGACCGTGCTGCGGCTGGCGGTCGCGGTGTCGTTCATCGGTGCGACTCTCGTCGGCATCGCGACGCTGCTCCTCCTGACGATGACGGACCTCACGCTGGACGTCATCCTGTTCGAGGTGATCTCGGCGTTCGCGACGTGCGGCCTCTCCACCGGCATCACCGCCGACCTCCCCGACGGCGCGCAGCTCGTGCTCGCCGCCCTCATGTTCTTCGGCCGCACCGGCACCATGACGCTGGCCGCGGCCCTGGCCCTGCGCAGCAGGCGCCGGGTCATCCGTCTGCCCGAGGAAAGGCCGATCATTGGTTGA
- a CDS encoding HAD family hydrolase: MDALATLPVLTSASTRPACAFFDVDNTLIRGASGFHLAKELYRRRFFRRRDIAWFAGQAIAFFLRGEDVQRVAAVRSRALGVIRGRTEAEIVEIGEEVYEQVLDSRIFPGARALVSAHLEAGHQVWLVTATPREIGELMARRLGATGAVATVAETRDGVYTGELVGDLMHGSRKAEAVRQLAERAGADLKDCAAYGDSVNDLEMLQSVGFPCAINPEPHLRVHALEERWPVRDFRRRRSGLTSGAVVAGAGAGLWGLVVLVRRFARG, encoded by the coding sequence ATGGATGCTCTCGCCACCCTGCCGGTGCTCACGTCCGCGAGCACCCGACCGGCCTGCGCCTTCTTCGACGTCGACAACACCCTGATCCGCGGCGCGAGCGGCTTCCACCTCGCGAAGGAGCTGTACCGCCGGCGGTTCTTCCGCCGTCGCGACATCGCCTGGTTCGCGGGCCAGGCCATCGCCTTCTTCCTGCGCGGCGAGGACGTCCAGCGCGTCGCGGCCGTCCGTTCCCGCGCCCTCGGCGTCATCCGCGGCCGCACCGAGGCCGAGATCGTCGAGATCGGCGAGGAGGTCTACGAGCAGGTGCTCGACAGCCGGATCTTCCCCGGCGCGCGCGCCCTCGTCTCCGCCCACCTCGAGGCGGGCCACCAGGTCTGGCTGGTCACCGCGACCCCGCGCGAGATCGGTGAGCTGATGGCGCGCCGCCTCGGCGCGACCGGCGCCGTCGCCACCGTCGCCGAGACGCGCGACGGGGTCTACACCGGCGAGCTCGTCGGCGACCTCATGCACGGGTCGCGCAAGGCCGAGGCCGTGCGTCAGCTCGCCGAGCGCGCGGGAGCCGACCTCAAGGACTGCGCCGCCTACGGCGACTCGGTCAACGACCTCGAGATGCTGCAGAGCGTCGGCTTCCCCTGCGCCATCAACCCCGAGCCGCACCTGCGCGTGCACGCCCTCGAGGAGCGTTGGCCGGTACGCGACTTCCGCCGCCGCCGTTCGGGGCTGACCTCCGGCGCCGTCGTGGCGGGCGCGGGCGCCGGCCTGTGGGGTCTCGTCGTTCTCGTGCGGCGGTTCGCGCGGGGGTGA